CAGGCCAGGCCCAGGGCGCACACCCCCGCCCAGCCCCAGGCGGCGAAGACCCGGGCGCCCACGGCCGTCCCCAGCGCCCCGCCCACGAACATCACGGTCATGAAAACCGTGTTGAGGCGGCTGCGGGCCGTGGCGTCCAGGGCGTAGACCCGGGCCTGGTTGGCCACCATGGCCGCCTGAAGCCCCACGTCCATGAGGACGATGGCCGCGATGAGGGCGGCCCAGGAGGCGGGGAAAAGCCACAACAGCCCAAAGCCGGCGGCCACACCCGCGGCCCCCCAGGCCACGAGCCGGCCCTTGCCGCTCCGGTCGGCCAGCCGGCCGGCCAGGGGCGCCGCCGCCACGCCGGCCAGGCCCACCAGCCCAAGCAGCCCGGCCACGGCGCTGCCCTGGGCAAAGGGCGGCTTTTCCAGAAAGATGGCCAGGTCGGACCAAAAGGCCACGAACGCGCCGAAAAGCAGGCCCTGGACCAGCCCGGCCCGGCGCAGGCTGGCATGGGCGGCGTAGAGCCGGCCAAGCGAGGCCAGCATGGCCGGATAGGACAGCCGCGTGACCGGCGCCACCCGGGGCAGCCTGGCCAAAAGCACCGCGCTCATGGCCGCAACGGCCAGGCCGGCGCCGCCGAACATGGCCCGCCAGTCGCCGTACTCGGCCACCAGCCCGCTTATGGTGCGCGAGAGCAGAATGCCGGCGAGCAGCCCGGCCATGACCGTGCCGACCACGCTGCCCCGGCGCTCCTCCCCGGCCAGTTGGGCGGCCATGGGCACGATCTGCTGGGCGACCGTGGCCAGCAGGCCGATCAGCAGGCTCGCCACCAGAAGCAGCCCCAGCCCCGGCGTGAACGCCGCCGCCATCAAGGCCACGGCCAGGGCCAGGGAGGTGAGCCCGACCAACGCCCGGCGCTCGAACCGGTCGCCCAGCGGCGCCAGCAGCAGCAATCCGGCCGCATAGCCCAGTTGGGTCAGCACCGCCACCCAGGAAACGGCGGACGGATCGGCCGCGAACCGCCGGGCCAGTATCCCCAGCATCGGCTGGTTGTAATAGATGCTGGCCACGGACAGCCCGGCCGCCGCCGCCATCAAGGCCACCGTCCCCCGGCCGAGCCCGGGCGCGTCGTCGGCTTCAAGGGGCAAAGAGGTCGAATCGTGCACAGGTCACTCCTTTGCTTCGTTTCGAAACGATACGTATCGTATATAATCAGAATCGAAGCCGCGTCAAGCCCGGGCTCGTAAATTTTAAAACAATTTATTTCAGGCTATTGGAGAAGAAACGAACAATTACGGCCGCTCGGCCGCGTCCGCCCGTCCCGGGGCGAGCCCGGCAAAGACGAGGCCGGCGACGTCGCGCACGAACGTGTCGTCCAGGGGCAGGTGGCCCAGGAGCATGCGGTGGAAGAGGGGGCCGTAGAGGGCGTCCACCATGATATCCAGCTCGACGTCGGCCCGGATTTCCCCGGCTGCCACGCCCCGGCGCAGGACCTCCTTGGCCGCCTCGCGCCGCGGGGTCATGTAGCCGTCGAGAAAGGCTTGGCGCACTTCCGGATCGGCCTGGCCCAGGGCGATGCACTCGCACACCAGCCGGCCCGGGAGGCTGCGGTAGGCGGCGGCCAGGCGCAGCATCTGCGTGGTGATGTCGGCCACGGCCGAATCGGTGCGGGGAAAGGCGAGACGGGGCGAGACGGCGGCCAGGAAGGCCTCCATGGCCACCGCCCCTTTGCTCGGCCACCAGCGGTAGAGCGTGGCCTTGCCCACGCCGGCCCGGGCGGCGATGCCCTCCATGGTCAGCCGGGCGAAGCCCGCCTCCTCGAGCAGGCGGCCCGCGGCCTCGAGCACGGCGGCCCGGACCGCGTCACTGCGCGGCCGGCCGGGCAGGCGCTTGGCGGCGGCTGGACCCATGGACGTCACCTCCTTGGCCGCGACCCCGGCGGCGGGTGGCGCGGCAGGCGGCCAGGATAACCACGAGCCGCCACGGGCGGCAAGGCCGCGCCCGGCCGCAAAAAGCGTGGGGCACAACGCCCGGCGATTGACGGCCCGGTGACAAGGCGGCTAGTCCTTGGCCATGACAGGCCGCGCCCCGCGCCCCGCCGCCGGGGCATGCTTGCTCCTGCTGTGCCTCATCGCCTTCGCCGTCCTCGCCCGACAGGCCGAGGCCCTGGACGACGGCCGGAGCATTCCCGGCATCTTCCGGCCCGTCAAGGTCGGCGGCGACCGGGACTACCCGCCCTACGAATTCCTGGACAAGGACGGCAAGCCGGCCGGCTTCAACGTCGACCTGACCCGGGCCGTGTGCGAGGCCATGGGCATGCAGGTGGAATTTCGCCTCGGCGCCTGGGCCGGCGAACGCCAAGCCCTCATGGACGGCGACCTCGATATCCTCCAGGGCATGACCTATTCCGACGAGCGGGCGCAGATCCTCGATTTCGCCCCCCACACCATCGTCAACCACGCCATCTTCGCCCGGCGCGACACCCTGCCCGTGGCCAACCTGGAGGAACTGGCCGGCAAGAAGGTCATCGTGCACCGCGGCGGCTACATGCACGACACCCTGGCCGGCATGGGCTTCGAGAACGACCTCGTTTTTTCCGAGACCCCGGCCGACGGCCTGCGGCTTTTGGCCTCGGGCCAGGGCGACTACGCCGTGGTGGCCATGCTGCCGGGCAGCTACATCATGCGCGAAAACAAGCTCGACAACATCCAGCCCGTGACCCGTTCCGTGGCCACCGTGCGCTACGGCTACGCCGTGAAAAAAGGCAACGAGGCCCTGCTCGCCCGCTTCAGCGAGGGCCTGGCCATCCTGCGCGAGACCGGCCGCTACCAGGCCATCCACGACAAGTGGCTGGGCGTGCTGGAAAACGGCAAGCTCAAATGGGAGACCATCGCCGTGTACGTGGGGGCGGTGGTCACGCCGCTTCTGGCCCTGCTTGGCGGGTCCATGCTCTGGACGCATTTCCTGCGCAAACAGGTGGCCCAGCGCACCCGGTCCCTAAGCCAGGCCCTGGACGAACTCTCCCGCAACCAGCGCCAGTTGGTCCAGGCCGACAAGATGGCGGCGCTGGGCATCCTGGTCTCGGGCGTGGCCCACGAGATCAACAACCCCAACGGCCTGATCCTGCTCAACATCCCCATCCTGCGCAAGGTCCAGGCCGACGTGGCCCGGCTGCTCGACGCCTGGCGCGAGCGCGAGGGCGACTTCACCCTGGGCGGCATCGCCTACGCCCGCATGCGCGAGGAGATCCCCCGCATGCTCGAGGAGATGCAGGAAGGGGCCACGCGCATCAAGCGCATCGTCAACGACCTCAAGGACTTCGCCCGGCGCGAGGAAGGGGCGGGCAAGGCGCTCATCGACGTGGGCGACGCCTCGCGCAAGGCCGTGCGCCTGGTCGAGGCCACCATCCGCAAGCACACGAGCCGTTTCTCCGCCCGCTACGAGGAGGACCTGCCCCTGGTCTGGGGCAATTCCCAACGCATCGAGCAGGTGATCATCAACCTGGTCTTAAACGCCTGCCAGGCCCTGCCCGACAAGAACCGGGCCATCGAGATCACCACCCGCCACGACGCCGAGGCCGGCAAGGTCATCCTGTGCGTGCGCGACGAGGGCACGGGCATCGCCCCGCAGCACTTGCCGCACCTGACCGATCCCTTTTTCACCACCAAGCGCGAGACGGGCGGCACGGGCCTGGGCCTGTCGGTTTCCGCCGGCATCCTCAAGGAGCACGGCGGCTGCCTCACCTTCGACTCCGCCCCGGGCCGGGGCACCATCGCCTGTCTGGAGCTGCCCGTGCCCAAGGAGGACACCCCGTCGTGACCGCCGCCCCGACCCCCGCCTTCGGCATCCTGCTCGTGGACGACGAGCCGGCCTGGCTGCGCTCCCTGTCGCTGACGCTGGAATCCGCGGCCGGCATCACCAACACCTTCCTGTGCCAGGAAAGCCGCGACGTCCTGCCGCTTTTGGAAAAAGGCGGCATAAGCCTGGTGCTCCTCGACCTGACCATGCCGGGCCTGTCCGGCGAGGAACTGCTGGCCGCCATCGCCGAGCGCCATCCCGACGTGGCCTGCATCATCGTCAGCGGCGTCAACCAGATCGACACGGCCGTGCGCTGCATGAAGCTCGGGGCCTTCGACTACTACGTCAAGACCGACGAGGAGGACCGCATCGTCGGCGGCGTGGCCCGGGCCATCCGCATGCTGGAGCTTCGCGACGAGAACCGGGCCGTCAAAAGCCGGCTGGTGGCCGGCGGCCCGGCCCATCCCGAGGCCTTTGCCGGCATCGTCACCCGCTCGCGGGCCATGCTCTCGGTGTTCGCCTACATCGAGGCCGTGGCCCAAAGCCCCCAGCCGCTGCTGGTGACCGGCGAATCGGGCGTGGGCAAGGAGAACCTGGTGCGGGCCGCCCATGCCGTGAGCTCCCGCGACGGGCCGCTCGTGGCCGTCAACGTGGCCGGCCTCGACGACGCGGTTTTCGCGGACACGCTGTTCGGCCACGTCCGGGGGGCCTACACCGGGGCCGAGGCGCCGCGCCGGGGCATGGTCGAGGAGGCCGCCGGCGGGACGCTGTTCCTCGACGAGATCGGCGACCTGGCCGTCGCCTCCCAGGTGAAGCTGCTGCGCCTGCTCCAGGAGGGCGAATATTTCGCCCTGGGCAGCGATCAGCCCAAGCGGCTGCGGGCCCGGGTCATCGTGGCCACCCACCGCGACCTGGCCGCCGACGAGGCCGACGGGAAATTCCGGCGCGACCTCTATTTCCGGCTGCGCACCCACCATGTCCACATCCCGGCCCTGCGGGAGCGCAAGGAGGACATCGAGCCGCTTTTGCGCCATTTCCTGGACGAGGCCGCCACGGCCATGGGCAAGCCCAGGCCCACCCCGCCGCCGGAGCTGGCCGCCTGCCTGGCCGCCTACCCCTTCCCCGGCAACATCCGGGAGCTGCGGGCCATGGTCTTCGACGCCGTGAGCCTGCACACCGGGCGCATGCTGTCCATGAAAAGCTTCCTGGCCGCCATCGGCCGGACCAGGCCCTGCCCGGCCGCGCCGCCGCCCAACCCCTTTGCCCCCTTCGAGCGGCTGCCCACCTTCGCCGAGGCGGCCCGGTTTTTGGTGGACGAGGCGCTGGCGCGCTCGGGCGGCAACCAGACCCTGGCCGCGCGGCTGCTCGGCATCTCCCAGCCGGCGCTGAGCAAGCGCCTCAAGCACGCCGCCGCCGGCAACCCCCATAACCCCGGCAATGGCCATAACCAGGGGTTATAGCGGGTAACACCCTCTCTTCAAAAACTTTTTTCTCTTCCTTCGGGCAACCCCCCATAACCCCGGTTATGGGGGTTGCCGGCCCGTTGCCGGGTCTTTCAATAATTCCACTGTCATTCAAGCAAGTTACCAATCCGACACCGGACTGGCACCCATCCTGCTTTGGGACGCCACACAGGCTGTTCCGCCATGCGGCCTTACTTCGGCCGGGCGTGGCGTTTCCCGCGCCACGCCCGGAAATGCCCCGAACGGCGGACGGTTCCGAAACGACGCAGCCCAAAGGAGCCTCCCATGCAACGCGCCATCAAAGCCCTGGCCCCGATCCTGCTCGGTCTGCTGATCTGGGCGCTACCCGCCCCCCAAGGCCTCACCCCCGCCACCTGGACCTACTTCGCCCTGTTCGCGGCGGTGGTGCTGGCGCTGGTGCTCGAACCCGTTCCCCCGGCCCTGGCCGGGCTTCTTGGCGTCACGGTGGCCACCGTCCTGCGCCTGGTGCCCGTGACCCCGGGCAAGGCGCCTTCGCCGGGCGACGCCATCAAGTGGTGCCTGTCGGGCTTTTCCAACGGCACGGTCTGGCTGATTTTCGCCGCCTTCATGTTCGCCCTGGGCTACGAGAAAACGGGCCTCGGCAAGCGGCTGGGGCTCACGCTGATCCGGCGCATGGGCAGAAAGACCCTGGGCCTGGGCTACGCCGTGGCCCTGGCCGACCTGATCCTGGCGCCGTTCATGCCGTCCAACACCGCCCGAAGCGGCGGCACCATCTTTCCCATCATCAAGAACATTCCGCCGCTGTACGGCTCCACGCCCGAGAACAACCCCCGGGGCCTGGGCGCCTACCTCATGTGGACGGCCCTGGCCACCACCTGCGTCACCTCCTCCATGTTCCTGACCAGCCTGGCCCCCAACGTCCTGGCCCAGTCCCTGGTGGAAAAGACCGCCCACGTGAGCCTCGGCTGGAACCAGTGGTTCCTCAGTGTGCTGCCCGTGGGCGTCATCCTGTTTCTGGCCACGCCGCTTCTGGCCTACGTCCTCTACCCGCCCACCCAGAAGACCTCGGAAAACGCCCCGATCTGGGCGGCCGAGGAACTGCGCAAGCTCGGGCCGCTGACCGGCCGCGAGGTCACCATGGCCGCCCTGGCCGTCTGCGCCCTGCTCGGCTGGATCTTCCTCAAGGATTTCGTCGACGCGACCACCGTGGCCCTGGCCGCCATCTGCGTCATGTGCCTGGCCAGGGTCGTCACCTGGGAGGACGTCATCGGCTACAAGCAGGCCTGGAACGTGCTGGCCTGGTTCGCCACCCTGGTCACCCTGGCCGACGGCCTGGGCAAGACCGGCTTTCTCAAGTGGTTCGCCGAGGCCGCCTCGACCCACATGCAGGGCCTGTCCCCCACGGCCACCCTGCTTGGCCTCACCGTCCTGTTTTTCGTCAGCCACTACATGTTCGCCAGCGTCACCGCCCACGTGGCCGCGCTGTTGCCGGTCATGCTGGCCGCGGCCATGGCCGTGCCCGGGCTCGATATCGCCACCGCCTCCATGGTCCTTTGCGCCACGCTCGGCATCATGGGGATCATCAGCCCCTACGGCACCGGCCCTTCGCCCATCTATTTCGGTTCCGGCTACATCAAGGGCAAGGAATTCTGGGTGCTGGGCGCCATCTTCGGCGTCATCTACCTGGGCGTGTTCCTGCTCGTCGGCTTCCCCTGGATTCTGTCCCGGGCCTAGACCGGCCCGTCGAGGGAAAAGGAGTCCCCATGCGTACCATCCCCCGCGAGACCGTCGTCGACGCCGTGGCCGCCCTGTGCGTCGACGCCAACCGCTTCCTGCCCGCCGACGTCCTGGCTTCCTTTGCCCGGGCGCAGGCGGCCGAAACCCTGCCGGCGGCCAGGGAGATCTTCAGCCAACTGACGCAAAACGCCGCCCTGGCCGCCGAGACCGGCCTGCCGCTGTGCCAGGACTGCGGCCTGGGCGTGTTCTTCGTCGAGGTGGGCGAGGACGTCCGCCTGGCCGACGGCTCCCTGCGCGAAGCCATCAACGCCGGCATGGTCAAGGGCTACCGGGAAGGGTTCCTGCGCAAGTCCACCTGCGATCCGTTCAGCCGCAAAAACGTCGGCGACAACTCCCCGGCCGTCGTCCACTTCGACCTCGTGCCCGGGGACACGCTCAAGATCTGCATGATGGCCAAGGGCGGCGGCTCGGAGAACATGTCCCGGGTCACGATGCTCGCCCCGGCCCAGGGCTGGAAGGGCATCCGCGAATGCGTCATCCGCCGCGTGGCCGAGTCCGGCTCCAACCCCTGCCCGCCCGTCCTCGTCGGCGTGGGCATCGGCGGCAACTTCGAACTCGCGGCCATCAACTCCAAAAAGGCCCTCCTGCGCGCGGTGGACGACGTCCACCCCGACCCCGAGGTCGCGGCCATGGAAGCCGACCTGTTCGCCTCCATCAACCGCCTGGGCATCGGCCCCATGGGCCTTGGCGGGCGAACCACCTGCCTTGGCGTCAAGGTCAGGGTCGCGCCCTGCCACCTGGCCAGCCTGCCGCTGGCCATCAACATCCAGTGCCACAGCGCCCGGCACAAGGAGGTCACGCTCTGATGGCCGAATACCACCTGACCACCCCCCTTCGCGACGCGGAGGTGGAAATGCTGCGCGCCGGCGACGTGGCGCTGCTTACCGGCGTCATCTACACCGGCCGCGACGCCGCCCACAAACGCCTGGTCGAGGCCCTGGACGCCGGCCGGGAACTGCCGTTTCCGCCCAAGGGCGCGGTCATCTACTATGTCGGCCCCTCGCCGGCCCGGCCCGGCTATCCCATCGGCGCGGCCGGCCCCACCACCAGCTACCGCATGGATTCCTACGCCCCCAGGCTCCTGGCCGAGGGCGTAAAGGGCATGATCGGCAAGGGCATGCGCGCCCCGGAGGTCAAGGCGGCCATGATCGCGCGCAAAGCCGTCTATTTCGGGGCCACCGGCGGCGCCGGGGCGCTCCTTGGCCTTCGCATCAAGGAAGCCAGGATCGTCGCCTACGAGGACCTCGGCCCCGAGGCCGTGCGCGAGCTTGTCGTCGTCGCTTTCCCGGTCCTGGTCATCAACGACTGCCTCGGCGGCGACCTCTACGCCACGCCCGACCTGGAGGCCGCCCTTGGCTAACGCCACGATTTCCCCCGCAAGGAGCACCTCCCCATGAGCGGCCACAAAGCGATCTACAAATCATTGTATTTCTGGGTCATCTTCGGCATCGTCGCCGGCATCGTCCTC
This genomic window from Solidesulfovibrio sp. contains:
- a CDS encoding MFS transporter; this encodes MHDSTSLPLEADDAPGLGRGTVALMAAAAGLSVASIYYNQPMLGILARRFAADPSAVSWVAVLTQLGYAAGLLLLAPLGDRFERRALVGLTSLALAVALMAAAFTPGLGLLLVASLLIGLLATVAQQIVPMAAQLAGEERRGSVVGTVMAGLLAGILLSRTISGLVAEYGDWRAMFGGAGLAVAAMSAVLLARLPRVAPVTRLSYPAMLASLGRLYAAHASLRRAGLVQGLLFGAFVAFWSDLAIFLEKPPFAQGSAVAGLLGLVGLAGVAAAPLAGRLADRSGKGRLVAWGAAGVAAGFGLLWLFPASWAALIAAIVLMDVGLQAAMVANQARVYALDATARSRLNTVFMTVMFVGGALGTAVGARVFAAWGWAGVCALGLACGLGALAVEVRGAARS
- a CDS encoding TetR/AcrR family transcriptional regulator, giving the protein MGPAAAKRLPGRPRSDAVRAAVLEAAGRLLEEAGFARLTMEGIAARAGVGKATLYRWWPSKGAVAMEAFLAAVSPRLAFPRTDSAVADITTQMLRLAAAYRSLPGRLVCECIALGQADPEVRQAFLDGYMTPRREAAKEVLRRGVAAGEIRADVELDIMVDALYGPLFHRMLLGHLPLDDTFVRDVAGLVFAGLAPGRADAAERP
- a CDS encoding transporter substrate-binding domain-containing protein, which encodes MTGRAPRPAAGACLLLLCLIAFAVLARQAEALDDGRSIPGIFRPVKVGGDRDYPPYEFLDKDGKPAGFNVDLTRAVCEAMGMQVEFRLGAWAGERQALMDGDLDILQGMTYSDERAQILDFAPHTIVNHAIFARRDTLPVANLEELAGKKVIVHRGGYMHDTLAGMGFENDLVFSETPADGLRLLASGQGDYAVVAMLPGSYIMRENKLDNIQPVTRSVATVRYGYAVKKGNEALLARFSEGLAILRETGRYQAIHDKWLGVLENGKLKWETIAVYVGAVVTPLLALLGGSMLWTHFLRKQVAQRTRSLSQALDELSRNQRQLVQADKMAALGILVSGVAHEINNPNGLILLNIPILRKVQADVARLLDAWREREGDFTLGGIAYARMREEIPRMLEEMQEGATRIKRIVNDLKDFARREEGAGKALIDVGDASRKAVRLVEATIRKHTSRFSARYEEDLPLVWGNSQRIEQVIINLVLNACQALPDKNRAIEITTRHDAEAGKVILCVRDEGTGIAPQHLPHLTDPFFTTKRETGGTGLGLSVSAGILKEHGGCLTFDSAPGRGTIACLELPVPKEDTPS
- a CDS encoding sigma-54 dependent transcriptional regulator, with the protein product MTAAPTPAFGILLVDDEPAWLRSLSLTLESAAGITNTFLCQESRDVLPLLEKGGISLVLLDLTMPGLSGEELLAAIAERHPDVACIIVSGVNQIDTAVRCMKLGAFDYYVKTDEEDRIVGGVARAIRMLELRDENRAVKSRLVAGGPAHPEAFAGIVTRSRAMLSVFAYIEAVAQSPQPLLVTGESGVGKENLVRAAHAVSSRDGPLVAVNVAGLDDAVFADTLFGHVRGAYTGAEAPRRGMVEEAAGGTLFLDEIGDLAVASQVKLLRLLQEGEYFALGSDQPKRLRARVIVATHRDLAADEADGKFRRDLYFRLRTHHVHIPALRERKEDIEPLLRHFLDEAATAMGKPRPTPPPELAACLAAYPFPGNIRELRAMVFDAVSLHTGRMLSMKSFLAAIGRTRPCPAAPPPNPFAPFERLPTFAEAARFLVDEALARSGGNQTLAARLLGISQPALSKRLKHAAAGNPHNPGNGHNQGL
- a CDS encoding anion permease — encoded protein: MQRAIKALAPILLGLLIWALPAPQGLTPATWTYFALFAAVVLALVLEPVPPALAGLLGVTVATVLRLVPVTPGKAPSPGDAIKWCLSGFSNGTVWLIFAAFMFALGYEKTGLGKRLGLTLIRRMGRKTLGLGYAVALADLILAPFMPSNTARSGGTIFPIIKNIPPLYGSTPENNPRGLGAYLMWTALATTCVTSSMFLTSLAPNVLAQSLVEKTAHVSLGWNQWFLSVLPVGVILFLATPLLAYVLYPPTQKTSENAPIWAAEELRKLGPLTGREVTMAALAVCALLGWIFLKDFVDATTVALAAICVMCLARVVTWEDVIGYKQAWNVLAWFATLVTLADGLGKTGFLKWFAEAASTHMQGLSPTATLLGLTVLFFVSHYMFASVTAHVAALLPVMLAAAMAVPGLDIATASMVLCATLGIMGIISPYGTGPSPIYFGSGYIKGKEFWVLGAIFGVIYLGVFLLVGFPWILSRA
- a CDS encoding fumarate hydratase, with the translated sequence MRTIPRETVVDAVAALCVDANRFLPADVLASFARAQAAETLPAAREIFSQLTQNAALAAETGLPLCQDCGLGVFFVEVGEDVRLADGSLREAINAGMVKGYREGFLRKSTCDPFSRKNVGDNSPAVVHFDLVPGDTLKICMMAKGGGSENMSRVTMLAPAQGWKGIRECVIRRVAESGSNPCPPVLVGVGIGGNFELAAINSKKALLRAVDDVHPDPEVAAMEADLFASINRLGIGPMGLGGRTTCLGVKVRVAPCHLASLPLAINIQCHSARHKEVTL
- a CDS encoding Fe-S-containing hydro-lyase, whose amino-acid sequence is MAEYHLTTPLRDAEVEMLRAGDVALLTGVIYTGRDAAHKRLVEALDAGRELPFPPKGAVIYYVGPSPARPGYPIGAAGPTTSYRMDSYAPRLLAEGVKGMIGKGMRAPEVKAAMIARKAVYFGATGGAGALLGLRIKEARIVAYEDLGPEAVRELVVVAFPVLVINDCLGGDLYATPDLEAALG